A window of Streptomyces marispadix contains these coding sequences:
- a CDS encoding polyprenol monophosphomannose synthase, giving the protein MTDGGQARRYGPLGTVLVIIPTYNEADNIESVSARVREAVPDAHILIADDNSPDGTGKIADELAAQDGHIHVMHRPGKQGLGAAYLAGFRWGIDNGYGVLVEMDADGSHQPEELPRLLTALKGSDLVLGSRWVPGGRVVNWPQSRRLISRGGSMYSRVMLGLPLRDITGGFRAFRSETLKGLGMDAVASQGYCFQVDLANRAVRAGYHVVEVPITFVERVRGNSKMSRDIMVEALWRVTAWGVEGRVKRALDRRHT; this is encoded by the coding sequence GTGACGGACGGCGGACAGGCGCGGCGGTACGGCCCGCTCGGCACGGTTCTGGTGATCATCCCGACGTACAACGAGGCCGACAACATCGAGTCCGTCAGCGCCCGGGTACGTGAGGCCGTGCCCGACGCCCACATCCTGATCGCCGACGACAACAGCCCCGACGGCACCGGCAAGATCGCGGACGAACTCGCCGCCCAGGACGGGCACATCCACGTGATGCACCGCCCCGGCAAGCAAGGGCTGGGGGCCGCCTACCTCGCCGGTTTCCGCTGGGGCATCGACAACGGGTACGGCGTACTGGTCGAGATGGACGCCGACGGCTCCCACCAGCCCGAGGAGCTGCCGCGGCTGCTGACTGCCCTCAAGGGCTCCGACCTGGTGCTCGGATCACGCTGGGTCCCCGGCGGACGGGTCGTCAACTGGCCGCAGTCGCGGCGTCTTATCTCCCGCGGCGGCAGCATGTACTCGCGTGTCATGCTCGGCCTTCCGCTGCGCGACATCACCGGCGGCTTCCGCGCCTTCCGCAGCGAGACACTCAAGGGGCTGGGCATGGACGCGGTGGCCTCGCAGGGCTACTGCTTCCAGGTCGATCTCGCCAACCGCGCGGTGCGCGCCGGATACCACGTGGTCGAGGTCCCCATCACCTTCGTCGAACGGGTGCGGGGCAACTCGAAGATGAGCCGCGACATCATGGTCGAGGCGCTGTGGCGGGTGACCGCGTGGGGAGTCGAGGGCCGTGTGAAGCGCGCCCTCGACCGCAGGCACACTTGA
- the fxsA gene encoding FxsA family membrane protein, producing the protein MTSRAPYPYEPPHDEQGRGGGGEQGRGGGPRRSRARTFLPLAVAAWALLEIWLLTLIGEAAGGLVVLVLLVAGFLLGVFVIKRAGRRAWRRLAESVQQAQTAAQTGQAPAASTESTERSGGNALAMLGGLLIMVPGVVSDAAGLLCLFPPTAALMRQTTRRYLERRSGFAPGTIGDAYQQARRAEEQMRMHRPDGKVVEGEVVRDDEPPSR; encoded by the coding sequence ATGACGAGCCGCGCACCGTATCCGTATGAGCCGCCGCACGACGAGCAGGGCCGCGGCGGCGGGGGAGAGCAGGGCCGGGGCGGCGGTCCGCGCCGCTCGCGGGCCCGTACGTTCCTTCCGCTGGCGGTCGCCGCATGGGCGCTGCTGGAGATCTGGCTGCTGACGCTCATCGGGGAGGCCGCCGGGGGACTGGTGGTGCTGGTGCTGCTGGTCGCGGGTTTCCTGCTCGGCGTCTTCGTCATCAAGCGCGCCGGGCGCCGTGCCTGGCGGCGGCTCGCGGAGAGCGTCCAGCAGGCGCAGACCGCCGCGCAGACGGGACAGGCTCCCGCGGCATCCACGGAGAGTACGGAGCGGTCCGGCGGCAACGCCCTGGCGATGCTCGGCGGCCTGCTGATCATGGTGCCGGGGGTCGTCTCCGACGCGGCCGGGCTGCTGTGCCTCTTCCCGCCGACCGCCGCGCTGATGAGGCAGACCACGCGGCGCTATCTGGAGCGGCGTTCCGGCTTCGCTCCGGGCACCATCGGCGACGCCTATCAGCAGGCGCGCAGGGCGGAGGAGCAGATGCGCATGCACAGGCCGGACGGGAAGGTCGTCGAGGGCGAGGTCGTACGCGACGACGAGCCGCCCTCCCGCTGA